A genomic segment from Labrus bergylta chromosome 3, fLabBer1.1, whole genome shotgun sequence encodes:
- the gpatch1 gene encoding G patch domain-containing protein 1 isoform X3, translated as MASDSDSDEDFVTYGTPLEPLEEDEPLKKPVPLHEQTVKDEKGRYQRFHGAFTGGFSAGYFNTVGTKEGWAPSTFVSSRQQKAEKQHVRPEDFMDDEDFSEHGIAPREITTSQEFSSGRKDAVREKARAVNAQAALIPGDTLLEELISPARLSIGVELLRKMGWKEGQGVGPRVKRKARRQQTKGSSRVHGVVLPPAGSEDSEQEEDDDDEEFAPENVTFAPKDVTPVDFNPKVGVQGLGYRGLDPGLALLGGGAAEHIDLFRPQSDTRSRLFGGAQRGSRRGGGVAGQAFGVGALEDDDDEEVYHRDSMSRYDTVLGGEEPGDGLYGWTAPQQYKKKAEKSKDASYLGKILEGFTLAQKPVRDKTIFPPPDLPRDYRPVHRFRPAVDVKSLSGVSPALAEALKTSRGHMVKEEPEQGGRHQLDSGQRRALLGEDTLQGPSSVMELLRPEDRERLKNLRNSSNVPATKAAPTPLSQDALKSAVTLAGSLAARAAGSADHGHDRGHDHGRQQEALAAWKGIQTTSQTFRPFEKNPSKQARYEMYLNRLKQGDKDALEQSLDSGVTEWERSRERDEFVRASILYRPSSSSLSSRFTRAKKEEDDNSVEVSRDEEGDVDDKQAAVNMKMFGKLTRETFEWYPDKLLCKRFNVPDPYPGCGIVGLPKVKRDKFSVFNFLTVTESREPPAPPKPPESGKRSRWDVSGQKAEEKKKEEDPLSELLSAARNQTETKPEKTLPASTSTNHQTPDSRTKEAKSADQEKGNKDDQEEEEVEEEENRPPMDLFKAIFAGSSDEKSSSSSEGESEDEEEEVGDIKKEEVQGEPQLINLFKVPSSSSSSSVTSSTTTPNTTSSRHTVVSTQNSTQVEEEFGPKLPPPSAALSRGGATSIRSPAEEEKLSKRSKDKKHKNKKQHKHKKEKKKKKHKKHKHKGKQQKKSKKETSDSSSEEDSDGGEPEQVSTEELLKRLKSMKSHETW; from the exons ATGGCGTCCGACAGTGACAGCGACGAGGATTTTGTGACTTATGGGACTCCGTTGGAGCCCCTTGAAGAAG aCGAGCCGCTGAAGAAACCCGTCCCGCTGCACGAGCAGACGGTGAAGGATGAGAAGGGACGGTATCAGAGGTTCCACGGCGCGTTCACTGGAGGGTTCTCAGCCGGTTATTTTAACACAGTCGGCACTAAAGAAG GCTGGGCCCCATCGACTTTTGTTTCCTCACGACAACAGAAAGCTGAGAAACAACATGTCCGACCAGAAGATTTCATGGATGACGAG GACTTCAGTGAGCACGGCATCGCTCCCCGAGAGATCACCACAAGTCAGGAGTTCTCATCCGGTCGCAAAGACGCCGTCAGAGAGAAGGCGCGAGCGGTCAACGCTCAGGCGGCACTGATCCCCGGAGACACTCTGCTGGAGGAGCTAATCTCACCTGCCAG GTTGTCCATCGGGGTGGAGCTGCTGAGGAAGATGGGCTGGAAGGAGGGTCAGGGTGTCGGGCCTCGTGTGAAGAGAAAAGCTCGCCGACAACAGACCA aAGGAAGTTCCAGAGTTCACGGCGTTgtgctgccccctgcaggatcgGAGGACTCAGAG caggaggaggatgatgatgatgaagagtttGCTCCAGAGAACGTCACCTTTGCACCAAAGGACGTGACTCCGGTGGACTTCAACCCTAAGGTGGGGGTTCAGGGTCTGGGGTACCGCGGTCTGGACCCGGGCCTGGCTCTGCTGGGCGGAGGAGCTGCAGAACACATCGACCTGTTCAGACCGCAGTCTGACACGAGGAGTCGGCTGTTTGGAGGAGCACAGCGGGGCTcgcggagaggaggaggtgtggccgGGCAG GCGTTTGGAGTAGGGGCTCTGGAGGATGACGATGATGAAGAGGTTTACCACAGAGACTCCATGTCTCGATACGACACGGTGCtgggaggagaggagcctgGAGACGGCCTGTACGGCTGGACGGCTCCACAGCAGTACAAGAAGAAAGCAG agaaaagtaaagatgCATCGTATCTCGGCAAAATCCTGGAGGGTTTCACTCTGGCCCAGAAACCAGTCAGGGACAAAACT ATCTTCCCTCCCCCTGATCTGCCCCGAGACTATCGCCCTGTCCATCGTTTTCGACCGGCAGTCGACGTTAAGAGTCTGTCGGGGGTCAGCCCCGCTCTGGCCGAGGCTCTGAAGACCTCCAGGGGCCACATGGTCAAAGAGGAGCCGGAACAAGGAGGGCGTCACCAGCTGGACTCTGGCCAGAGGAGGGCGCTGCTGGGAGAAGACACACTGCAAG GTCCCAGTTCAGTCATGGAGCTGCTGAGGCCTGAAGACAGAGAGCGACTGAAAAACCTCCGCAACTCCTCCAACGTTCCCGCCACCAAAGCAGCCCCGACCCCACTCTCCCAGGACGCCTTGAAGTCGGCAGTGACTTTGGCGGGGTCACTGGCAGCGAGGGCCGCTGGCTCCGCCGACCACGGTCACGACCGAGGTCACGACCACGGGCGGCAGCAGGAGGCTCTGGCAGCGTGGAAGGGAATCCAGACCACTTCACAGACCTTCAGGCCGTTTGAGAAGAACCCCAGTAAACAGGCGCGCTATGAGATGTACCTGAACCGCCTGAAACAGGGAGACAAAG ACGCCCTGGAGCAGAGTCTGGACTCGGGGGTGACAGAGTGGGAACGAAGCCGGGAGAGGGATGAGTTTGTGCGGGCCTCCATCCTGTACAGACCCAGCTCGTCTTCGCTCTCCTCCCGCTTCACCCGGGCCAAAAAAGAGGAGGACGACAACAGCGTGGAGGTCAGCCGGGACGAGGAG ggcgACGTGGACGACAAACAGGCTGCAGTAAACATGAAGATGTTTGGAAAACTGACCAGAGAGACGTTCGAGTGGTATCCTGACAAACTGCTCTGCAAGAGGTTCAACGTCCCCGACCCGTATCCTGG GTGTGGTATTGTCGGTCTGCCAAAGGTGAAGAGAGACAAGTTTTCAGTCTTCAACTTTCTCACTGTGACCGAGAGCAGAGAGCCTCCAG ctcctccaaaGCCTCCAGAGTCTGGGAAGAGATCTCGATGGGACGTCTCGGGCCAAAAagcagaagagaagaagaaggaggaggaccCACTGAGTGAGCTCCTCAGTGCTGCACGAAACCAAACTGAGACCAAACCTGAAAAAACCTTACCCGCCTCCACCAGCACCAACCATCAAACACCAGACAGCAGAACAAAGGAG GCAAAGTCGGCCGATCAGGAGAAGGGGAACAAAGATGatcaagaagaagaggaggtggaagaggaggagaacaggCCTCCCATGGATCTGTTCAAGGCTATCTTTGCCGGCTCCTCTGATGagaaatcatcatcttcatcagagggagagagtgaggatgaggaggaggaggtaggagacaTTAAGAAGGAAGAGGTCCAGGGGGAGCCACAGCTGATTAACCTCTTCAAagtcccctcttcctcctcttcctcctccgtcACCTCCTCCACAACCACACCCAACACTACGTCTAGCCGGCACACAG TGGTTTCAACTCAGAACTCGACACAAGTAGAAGAGGAGTTTGGTCCGAAGCTGCCgcctccttcagctgctcttt CCAGAGGAGGCGCCACCTCTATCCGCTCCCCAGCTGAGGAGGAGAAACTTAGCAAGAGGagcaaagacaagaaacacaagaacaagaagcagcacaaacacaaaaaggagaaaaag aagaagaaacacaagaagcacaaacacaaagggaAGCAGCAAAAGAAGAGCAAGAAGGAGACGTCGGAcagcagctcagaggaggaCAGTGACGGTGGAGAACCAGAGCAGGTTTCCACAGAAGAGCTGCTCAAAAG ACTGAAAAGCATGAAGTCACATGAGACCTGGTGA
- the gpatch1 gene encoding G patch domain-containing protein 1 isoform X1: protein MASDSDSDEDFVTYGTPLEPLEEDEPLKKPVPLHEQTVKDEKGRYQRFHGAFTGGFSAGYFNTVGTKEGWAPSTFVSSRQQKAEKQHVRPEDFMDDEDFSEHGIAPREITTSQEFSSGRKDAVREKARAVNAQAALIPGDTLLEELISPARLSIGVELLRKMGWKEGQGVGPRVKRKARRQQTKGSSRVHGVVLPPAGSEDSEQEEDDDDEEFAPENVTFAPKDVTPVDFNPKVGVQGLGYRGLDPGLALLGGGAAEHIDLFRPQSDTRSRLFGGAQRGSRRGGGVAGQAFGVGALEDDDDEEVYHRDSMSRYDTVLGGEEPGDGLYGWTAPQQYKKKAEKSKDASYLGKILEGFTLAQKPVRDKTIFPPPDLPRDYRPVHRFRPAVDVKSLSGVSPALAEALKTSRGHMVKEEPEQGGRHQLDSGQRRALLGEDTLQGPSSVMELLRPEDRERLKNLRNSSNVPATKAAPTPLSQDALKSAVTLAGSLAARAAGSADHGHDRGHDHGRQQEALAAWKGIQTTSQTFRPFEKNPSKQARYEMYLNRLKQGDKDALEQSLDSGVTEWERSRERDEFVRASILYRPSSSSLSSRFTRAKKEEDDNSVEVSRDEEGDVDDKQAAVNMKMFGKLTRETFEWYPDKLLCKRFNVPDPYPGCGIVGLPKVKRDKFSVFNFLTVTESREPPAPPKPPESGKRSRWDVSGQKAEEKKKEEDPLSELLSAARNQTETKPEKTLPASTSTNHQTPDSRTKEAKSADQEKGNKDDQEEEEVEEEENRPPMDLFKAIFAGSSDEKSSSSSEGESEDEEEEVGDIKKEEVQGEPQLINLFKVPSSSSSSSVTSSTTTPNTTSSRHTAVVSTQNSTQVEEEFGPKLPPPSAALSRGGATSIRSPAEEEKLSKRSKDKKHKNKKQHKHKKEKKKKKHKKHKHKGKQQKKSKKETSDSSSEEDSDGGEPEQVSTEELLKRLKSMKSHETW from the exons ATGGCGTCCGACAGTGACAGCGACGAGGATTTTGTGACTTATGGGACTCCGTTGGAGCCCCTTGAAGAAG aCGAGCCGCTGAAGAAACCCGTCCCGCTGCACGAGCAGACGGTGAAGGATGAGAAGGGACGGTATCAGAGGTTCCACGGCGCGTTCACTGGAGGGTTCTCAGCCGGTTATTTTAACACAGTCGGCACTAAAGAAG GCTGGGCCCCATCGACTTTTGTTTCCTCACGACAACAGAAAGCTGAGAAACAACATGTCCGACCAGAAGATTTCATGGATGACGAG GACTTCAGTGAGCACGGCATCGCTCCCCGAGAGATCACCACAAGTCAGGAGTTCTCATCCGGTCGCAAAGACGCCGTCAGAGAGAAGGCGCGAGCGGTCAACGCTCAGGCGGCACTGATCCCCGGAGACACTCTGCTGGAGGAGCTAATCTCACCTGCCAG GTTGTCCATCGGGGTGGAGCTGCTGAGGAAGATGGGCTGGAAGGAGGGTCAGGGTGTCGGGCCTCGTGTGAAGAGAAAAGCTCGCCGACAACAGACCA aAGGAAGTTCCAGAGTTCACGGCGTTgtgctgccccctgcaggatcgGAGGACTCAGAG caggaggaggatgatgatgatgaagagtttGCTCCAGAGAACGTCACCTTTGCACCAAAGGACGTGACTCCGGTGGACTTCAACCCTAAGGTGGGGGTTCAGGGTCTGGGGTACCGCGGTCTGGACCCGGGCCTGGCTCTGCTGGGCGGAGGAGCTGCAGAACACATCGACCTGTTCAGACCGCAGTCTGACACGAGGAGTCGGCTGTTTGGAGGAGCACAGCGGGGCTcgcggagaggaggaggtgtggccgGGCAG GCGTTTGGAGTAGGGGCTCTGGAGGATGACGATGATGAAGAGGTTTACCACAGAGACTCCATGTCTCGATACGACACGGTGCtgggaggagaggagcctgGAGACGGCCTGTACGGCTGGACGGCTCCACAGCAGTACAAGAAGAAAGCAG agaaaagtaaagatgCATCGTATCTCGGCAAAATCCTGGAGGGTTTCACTCTGGCCCAGAAACCAGTCAGGGACAAAACT ATCTTCCCTCCCCCTGATCTGCCCCGAGACTATCGCCCTGTCCATCGTTTTCGACCGGCAGTCGACGTTAAGAGTCTGTCGGGGGTCAGCCCCGCTCTGGCCGAGGCTCTGAAGACCTCCAGGGGCCACATGGTCAAAGAGGAGCCGGAACAAGGAGGGCGTCACCAGCTGGACTCTGGCCAGAGGAGGGCGCTGCTGGGAGAAGACACACTGCAAG GTCCCAGTTCAGTCATGGAGCTGCTGAGGCCTGAAGACAGAGAGCGACTGAAAAACCTCCGCAACTCCTCCAACGTTCCCGCCACCAAAGCAGCCCCGACCCCACTCTCCCAGGACGCCTTGAAGTCGGCAGTGACTTTGGCGGGGTCACTGGCAGCGAGGGCCGCTGGCTCCGCCGACCACGGTCACGACCGAGGTCACGACCACGGGCGGCAGCAGGAGGCTCTGGCAGCGTGGAAGGGAATCCAGACCACTTCACAGACCTTCAGGCCGTTTGAGAAGAACCCCAGTAAACAGGCGCGCTATGAGATGTACCTGAACCGCCTGAAACAGGGAGACAAAG ACGCCCTGGAGCAGAGTCTGGACTCGGGGGTGACAGAGTGGGAACGAAGCCGGGAGAGGGATGAGTTTGTGCGGGCCTCCATCCTGTACAGACCCAGCTCGTCTTCGCTCTCCTCCCGCTTCACCCGGGCCAAAAAAGAGGAGGACGACAACAGCGTGGAGGTCAGCCGGGACGAGGAG ggcgACGTGGACGACAAACAGGCTGCAGTAAACATGAAGATGTTTGGAAAACTGACCAGAGAGACGTTCGAGTGGTATCCTGACAAACTGCTCTGCAAGAGGTTCAACGTCCCCGACCCGTATCCTGG GTGTGGTATTGTCGGTCTGCCAAAGGTGAAGAGAGACAAGTTTTCAGTCTTCAACTTTCTCACTGTGACCGAGAGCAGAGAGCCTCCAG ctcctccaaaGCCTCCAGAGTCTGGGAAGAGATCTCGATGGGACGTCTCGGGCCAAAAagcagaagagaagaagaaggaggaggaccCACTGAGTGAGCTCCTCAGTGCTGCACGAAACCAAACTGAGACCAAACCTGAAAAAACCTTACCCGCCTCCACCAGCACCAACCATCAAACACCAGACAGCAGAACAAAGGAG GCAAAGTCGGCCGATCAGGAGAAGGGGAACAAAGATGatcaagaagaagaggaggtggaagaggaggagaacaggCCTCCCATGGATCTGTTCAAGGCTATCTTTGCCGGCTCCTCTGATGagaaatcatcatcttcatcagagggagagagtgaggatgaggaggaggaggtaggagacaTTAAGAAGGAAGAGGTCCAGGGGGAGCCACAGCTGATTAACCTCTTCAAagtcccctcttcctcctcttcctcctccgtcACCTCCTCCACAACCACACCCAACACTACGTCTAGCCGGCACACAG caGTGGTTTCAACTCAGAACTCGACACAAGTAGAAGAGGAGTTTGGTCCGAAGCTGCCgcctccttcagctgctcttt CCAGAGGAGGCGCCACCTCTATCCGCTCCCCAGCTGAGGAGGAGAAACTTAGCAAGAGGagcaaagacaagaaacacaagaacaagaagcagcacaaacacaaaaaggagaaaaag aagaagaaacacaagaagcacaaacacaaagggaAGCAGCAAAAGAAGAGCAAGAAGGAGACGTCGGAcagcagctcagaggaggaCAGTGACGGTGGAGAACCAGAGCAGGTTTCCACAGAAGAGCTGCTCAAAAG ACTGAAAAGCATGAAGTCACATGAGACCTGGTGA
- the gpatch1 gene encoding G patch domain-containing protein 1 isoform X2, whose translation MASDSDSDEDFVTYGTPLEPLEEDEPLKKPVPLHEQTVKDEKGRYQRFHGAFTGGFSAGYFNTVGTKEGWAPSTFVSSRQQKAEKQHVRPEDFMDDEDFSEHGIAPREITTSQEFSSGRKDAVREKARAVNAQAALIPGDTLLEELISPARLSIGVELLRKMGWKEGQGVGPRVKRKARRQQTKGSSRVHGVVLPPAGSEDSEEEDDDDEEFAPENVTFAPKDVTPVDFNPKVGVQGLGYRGLDPGLALLGGGAAEHIDLFRPQSDTRSRLFGGAQRGSRRGGGVAGQAFGVGALEDDDDEEVYHRDSMSRYDTVLGGEEPGDGLYGWTAPQQYKKKAEKSKDASYLGKILEGFTLAQKPVRDKTIFPPPDLPRDYRPVHRFRPAVDVKSLSGVSPALAEALKTSRGHMVKEEPEQGGRHQLDSGQRRALLGEDTLQGPSSVMELLRPEDRERLKNLRNSSNVPATKAAPTPLSQDALKSAVTLAGSLAARAAGSADHGHDRGHDHGRQQEALAAWKGIQTTSQTFRPFEKNPSKQARYEMYLNRLKQGDKDALEQSLDSGVTEWERSRERDEFVRASILYRPSSSSLSSRFTRAKKEEDDNSVEVSRDEEGDVDDKQAAVNMKMFGKLTRETFEWYPDKLLCKRFNVPDPYPGCGIVGLPKVKRDKFSVFNFLTVTESREPPAPPKPPESGKRSRWDVSGQKAEEKKKEEDPLSELLSAARNQTETKPEKTLPASTSTNHQTPDSRTKEAKSADQEKGNKDDQEEEEVEEEENRPPMDLFKAIFAGSSDEKSSSSSEGESEDEEEEVGDIKKEEVQGEPQLINLFKVPSSSSSSSVTSSTTTPNTTSSRHTAVVSTQNSTQVEEEFGPKLPPPSAALSRGGATSIRSPAEEEKLSKRSKDKKHKNKKQHKHKKEKKKKKHKKHKHKGKQQKKSKKETSDSSSEEDSDGGEPEQVSTEELLKRLKSMKSHETW comes from the exons ATGGCGTCCGACAGTGACAGCGACGAGGATTTTGTGACTTATGGGACTCCGTTGGAGCCCCTTGAAGAAG aCGAGCCGCTGAAGAAACCCGTCCCGCTGCACGAGCAGACGGTGAAGGATGAGAAGGGACGGTATCAGAGGTTCCACGGCGCGTTCACTGGAGGGTTCTCAGCCGGTTATTTTAACACAGTCGGCACTAAAGAAG GCTGGGCCCCATCGACTTTTGTTTCCTCACGACAACAGAAAGCTGAGAAACAACATGTCCGACCAGAAGATTTCATGGATGACGAG GACTTCAGTGAGCACGGCATCGCTCCCCGAGAGATCACCACAAGTCAGGAGTTCTCATCCGGTCGCAAAGACGCCGTCAGAGAGAAGGCGCGAGCGGTCAACGCTCAGGCGGCACTGATCCCCGGAGACACTCTGCTGGAGGAGCTAATCTCACCTGCCAG GTTGTCCATCGGGGTGGAGCTGCTGAGGAAGATGGGCTGGAAGGAGGGTCAGGGTGTCGGGCCTCGTGTGAAGAGAAAAGCTCGCCGACAACAGACCA aAGGAAGTTCCAGAGTTCACGGCGTTgtgctgccccctgcaggatcgGAGGACTCAGAG gaggaggatgatgatgatgaagagtttGCTCCAGAGAACGTCACCTTTGCACCAAAGGACGTGACTCCGGTGGACTTCAACCCTAAGGTGGGGGTTCAGGGTCTGGGGTACCGCGGTCTGGACCCGGGCCTGGCTCTGCTGGGCGGAGGAGCTGCAGAACACATCGACCTGTTCAGACCGCAGTCTGACACGAGGAGTCGGCTGTTTGGAGGAGCACAGCGGGGCTcgcggagaggaggaggtgtggccgGGCAG GCGTTTGGAGTAGGGGCTCTGGAGGATGACGATGATGAAGAGGTTTACCACAGAGACTCCATGTCTCGATACGACACGGTGCtgggaggagaggagcctgGAGACGGCCTGTACGGCTGGACGGCTCCACAGCAGTACAAGAAGAAAGCAG agaaaagtaaagatgCATCGTATCTCGGCAAAATCCTGGAGGGTTTCACTCTGGCCCAGAAACCAGTCAGGGACAAAACT ATCTTCCCTCCCCCTGATCTGCCCCGAGACTATCGCCCTGTCCATCGTTTTCGACCGGCAGTCGACGTTAAGAGTCTGTCGGGGGTCAGCCCCGCTCTGGCCGAGGCTCTGAAGACCTCCAGGGGCCACATGGTCAAAGAGGAGCCGGAACAAGGAGGGCGTCACCAGCTGGACTCTGGCCAGAGGAGGGCGCTGCTGGGAGAAGACACACTGCAAG GTCCCAGTTCAGTCATGGAGCTGCTGAGGCCTGAAGACAGAGAGCGACTGAAAAACCTCCGCAACTCCTCCAACGTTCCCGCCACCAAAGCAGCCCCGACCCCACTCTCCCAGGACGCCTTGAAGTCGGCAGTGACTTTGGCGGGGTCACTGGCAGCGAGGGCCGCTGGCTCCGCCGACCACGGTCACGACCGAGGTCACGACCACGGGCGGCAGCAGGAGGCTCTGGCAGCGTGGAAGGGAATCCAGACCACTTCACAGACCTTCAGGCCGTTTGAGAAGAACCCCAGTAAACAGGCGCGCTATGAGATGTACCTGAACCGCCTGAAACAGGGAGACAAAG ACGCCCTGGAGCAGAGTCTGGACTCGGGGGTGACAGAGTGGGAACGAAGCCGGGAGAGGGATGAGTTTGTGCGGGCCTCCATCCTGTACAGACCCAGCTCGTCTTCGCTCTCCTCCCGCTTCACCCGGGCCAAAAAAGAGGAGGACGACAACAGCGTGGAGGTCAGCCGGGACGAGGAG ggcgACGTGGACGACAAACAGGCTGCAGTAAACATGAAGATGTTTGGAAAACTGACCAGAGAGACGTTCGAGTGGTATCCTGACAAACTGCTCTGCAAGAGGTTCAACGTCCCCGACCCGTATCCTGG GTGTGGTATTGTCGGTCTGCCAAAGGTGAAGAGAGACAAGTTTTCAGTCTTCAACTTTCTCACTGTGACCGAGAGCAGAGAGCCTCCAG ctcctccaaaGCCTCCAGAGTCTGGGAAGAGATCTCGATGGGACGTCTCGGGCCAAAAagcagaagagaagaagaaggaggaggaccCACTGAGTGAGCTCCTCAGTGCTGCACGAAACCAAACTGAGACCAAACCTGAAAAAACCTTACCCGCCTCCACCAGCACCAACCATCAAACACCAGACAGCAGAACAAAGGAG GCAAAGTCGGCCGATCAGGAGAAGGGGAACAAAGATGatcaagaagaagaggaggtggaagaggaggagaacaggCCTCCCATGGATCTGTTCAAGGCTATCTTTGCCGGCTCCTCTGATGagaaatcatcatcttcatcagagggagagagtgaggatgaggaggaggaggtaggagacaTTAAGAAGGAAGAGGTCCAGGGGGAGCCACAGCTGATTAACCTCTTCAAagtcccctcttcctcctcttcctcctccgtcACCTCCTCCACAACCACACCCAACACTACGTCTAGCCGGCACACAG caGTGGTTTCAACTCAGAACTCGACACAAGTAGAAGAGGAGTTTGGTCCGAAGCTGCCgcctccttcagctgctcttt CCAGAGGAGGCGCCACCTCTATCCGCTCCCCAGCTGAGGAGGAGAAACTTAGCAAGAGGagcaaagacaagaaacacaagaacaagaagcagcacaaacacaaaaaggagaaaaag aagaagaaacacaagaagcacaaacacaaagggaAGCAGCAAAAGAAGAGCAAGAAGGAGACGTCGGAcagcagctcagaggaggaCAGTGACGGTGGAGAACCAGAGCAGGTTTCCACAGAAGAGCTGCTCAAAAG ACTGAAAAGCATGAAGTCACATGAGACCTGGTGA